The window GCATGGCTGTGAAGGTGAGTGTCCTCCCAGTTTTTCCTCTGACTCCACAActcccctgagctgcagctggCTTTCAGAGATGTCCTGTTCCCGTCCTTCTGGATTTGGGGAACAGAAAGATATCTCTCTTGCCTGGGGGAGTCTGGCTGAGCCAGATCTCTAAGGACCTGAACACCATGTGGAGGAAGGAACAGGGCTTCACATGGTGCTAAAGGGGGGGCAGGAAAGTGGGGGCAGTAATGTGGTGGGTGGGCAATGTAAACTTGGGGGGCAATTTATCTGCATGACTCTGAGCTGCCTTCCCCCTCAGAGGTGGAGCAGCCCCACCACAAGAAGGAGTGCTACCTTAACTTCGATGATACGGTGTTCTGCGACAGCGTATTGGCCACCAACGTCACCCAGCAGGAGTGTTGTTGCTCACTGGGGGCCGGATGGGGAGACCACTGTGAAATCTATCCTTGTCCAGTCTACAGCTCAGGTCAGGCGCCGGGCAGGCCCCTCCCCAGAGCCTTAGTTTGTGCATCAGGAAACCGAATGGGAAAATGGCTCCCTGCTGGGTAGTTGAGGACCGGGGAGCTGGCTCCGGCCAGCAGGCTCACACTCggccctccttccttccctcctgcagCTGAGTTTCACAGCCTTTGCCCGGACGGAAAGGGCTACACGCAGGACAACAACATTGTCAACTACGGCATCCCCGCCCACCGTGGTAAGCCCCAGCGCGGCTCCTCCCACCCGTCGGGCCCGCCCCCGCCGCGGGGTGGGCTGGCCGTGGATAGGCTCCGCCCACACATGCCCGCCTCCCCCACCCTCCCGCTCCTGTACTCCGGGTCCATCACTCTCAAATCTTTGGAGGAAAATCCTCTCCCGCGGGCCTGGCTTTCCTCCCTGCGAGGGCCCCGCCCACCCCTTCCGCCTGCGGGTCCGGCAGCTTAGTAGGTGGAGGCACTGGGCGCCCACGCTTCGTCACCCCGCAGACATCGACGAGTGCGTGTTGTTCGGAGCGGAGATCTGCAAGGAGGGCAAGTGTGTGAACACACAGCCTGGCTACGAGTGCTACTGCAAGCAGGGCTTCTACTACGACGGGAACCTGCTGGAGTGCGTGGGTGAGCGCAGCCCGCCAGCGGCCAGGGGAAAGCGCCCCGAGGCCCGCAAAGCGCCCGACTCCAGGTCTTCCCCTGCCATCCGCACTTTTCCTCCCGATAGACGTAGACGAATGCCTGGACGAGTCCAACTGCCGGAACGGAGTGTGTGAGAACACGCGCGGCGGCTACCGCTGCGCCTGCACGCCCCCGGCGGAGTACAGCCCAGCGCAGCGACAGTGTCTGAACCCTGACGAGATGGGTGAGATGGGTGAGGCCCGCGCAGGTCAGCCTAAGGGAAGGAGAGGGCGGGGCCCGGGCCAACTGTGACTGCCACCCCCACCCATCGCTGCCCGTAGACGTGGACGAGTGCCAGGACCCGGCAGCCTGCCGCCCTGGCCGCTGCGTCAACCTACCGGGCTCCTACCGCTGCGAGTGTCGCCCGCCCTGGGTGCCCGGGCCGTCCGGCCGTGACTGCCAGCTCCCCGAGAGCCCGGCGGGTGAGGGCGATGGCCGTCCTGGGCCGACTCTCGGACCCTGTCCATAGGGTGGAGCCCCGGGGCCTCGACACCGGCGTGGGTGGGGTGGAACTGAGGACTGTCCCTGCCTCCAGCTCCTAGCTGACGCCGGTTCCCCTTCGCAGAACGTGCCCCGGAGCGGCGCGACGTTTGCTGGGGACAGCGTGGAGAGGATGGCATGTGTGCGGGCCCCTTGGCCGGGCCTGCCCTTACTTTCGATGACTGCTGCTGTCGCCAGGGCCGCGGCTGGGGCGCCCAGTGCCGCCCGTGCCCGCCGCGTAGCGCCGGTGAGCTGCGCGAGGGAAGTGTGAGGGCGGTAGCCGGGGTACACCGACGACGTCGCTCACCTCCCCTTACACTTCCCAGGGTCCCAGTGTCCGACATCGCAGAGTGAGAGTAATTCCTTCTGGGACACGAGCCCCCTGCTGTTGGGGAAGCCCCCGCGAGGTGAGTAGGGCCTAGGGGGACGAGGCCGGGTCGGCACCATCGGCAGGGGGCAATGTTGACGTCGGTAATTCCTCTGATCCTCACAGACGAGGACAGTTCGGAGGAGGATTCGGACGAGTGCCGCTGTGTGAGCGGCCGGTGCGTGCCGCGGCCGGGAGGCGCGGTGTGCGAATGTCCCGGTGGCTTCCAACTGGACGCCTCTCGCACGCGCTGCGTTGGTGAGCTGGACAGCAGGCGCGGGGCAGCGGAGGGGCGGGGCGGCACCCGACCGGAACTAGACGCTAAGCGAAGCTCGCACCTGTCTTCCCCACACAGACATCGATGAGTGCCGAGAACTGAACCAGCGCGGGCTTCTGTGCAAGAGCGAGCGCTGCGTAAACACGAACGGCTCCTTCCGCTGCGTCTGCAAAGCCGGCTTCGCGCGCAGCCGCCAGCATGGGGCCTGTGTGCCCCAGCGCCGCCGTTGACAGGCCAACAGCCTGCACCTCCGCAATCACCGACGGGTTTTCGCTGACATTGGGGGTGAGCTCGGTCTCTTTCCTGCCCCAAATCGGGACATGGACCCAGGAACCCTCTGGGGCCCACAGACCCCTTTCCGCACCCCTAGGCTCCACCGTGCTCAGGTACTGGTGGTCTGCAGGGTGCTGTCAGCCTTGCTCCCTGAGGATGATTCCTAGATGCTGATAAATTGGATCGTGCCTCTTCAGTTTACTCTTGGCTTTCAAAGCAAATTGATGTTCACATCTGTGGCTGGCAGGGACTGCACTGAGCAGCACCAGATCCTAGCCACTGCGGAGGGGCTAGCTGAGCCCGGGACAGGGGTGTGAAATAGAATTTATTGTGGCTCTGATTATGTACACATGAGATGTGCCTGGCCGGGCGGCCGGGCTCACATGGTTTGTACAATAAATACATCCGCGGGGCCTGCTCTCCGTGGCTGGGAGGGCCACCCCAGAGGTTCAGTCCAGCTTCCGTGCTCCCAGCTTCATGGGGCCCTTGGCTGCCTTCTTCTCTGCCCGTTTGGCCTCCATCTCCCGCCGCCGTTCCTCACGCTTTTTCCGTGCCAGCTCGGCCTTGGCCTGCCCTGGGGTCAGGAAGGGGAGGCAGACTGAGGGCTGACCTGCCCTGCCCTGAGCCCTAGTCTGTCAGCCCTCCAGGGGAAAGACTTACGGCTCTCAGTCTCCAGGCCCTCCCAGTTGTCCTCACCCCAGGAGTCGGATTCTGGCCTGGGCTGAAACGGAAGTGTGGGCTGCTGTGGGGGCCAGCTCCTGGCCAAGGTCTACCCCAGCCTGCACCCTCAACAGACCCATACCTGGGTGCCAGAACGCACAGACAGAGCAGCAAAGGGGTCACCCTTATCGTTGGACTCTGGGCCACCCCAGTTGTACTCGCTGGCCAGTCGTGTGCCTTCAGGGGGTGACTCTGCGGAGCTGGGCTCCTGCCAGCCCTGCTCCCAGGAGCCTTCAGCTTCCCAGTTGCTCCAGTCTGACTCAGGAGACTTGTGTTCTGGGTGGCTGACCTGCAGAAGGGTGGGAAGGAGCGGTAGTGCAGGAGCCAGATCCACCCCACAGACACACCTGCCTGACCCAGCTCACCTGTCCAGCTACGCCTGCTTGGCCCCTGGTGCTCCAGTCATCCTGCTGGGCCAACACAGACTCAGCCTCCTGCTGCAGTGTGAGGAGAGGGGCATGAGCAAGGACACACCCAGCCCTCCAAAGGGCACATAAGCTGACCCAGGCCTGCACCTAGCTCAGCCCTTTGCTCTTTTATCTTCCTTCACTTGCTTCCCTGTCAGCAGATGGGGAAACTGGCCAGGATTCTGTCACAATTCACTCAGAGCAGCCCCgctccctcccccccccaccctaGCAGCATGCCTGGTCTGGTTTTAGAGGAGGCAGGACGGGGGACTATTCTTGCCATCCCTGGGCTGAGTGGGCACTGGAGCAAACCATGGGCACACAGGAGAGTGAGAAATCCAGTGGGCAGCCTAAGCACTGCCTACCCTGCCTCTCATTTCTGACCCTGCTCCTGGGAACCCCTGGGTTGGGGGCAAGGCTCAGCTGCTGGCTCTGGCCCAGTGGCCAACTCCATGAGGCCTACCTGTCAGGGCTGCTGTGTGGATGAGTATAGGCCCAACTCCAGCCAGGTCCCATATGCCCTGGAATGGCAGCCTGTGGCTTTGACCTGGGTGTCCCCTGAGGAGACCTCTTCAGTCCCACTAACCTCCAAGCTGCCCCAGTCCTCATCATCCCATCGGTCAGCAGTACTGCTGTCCTCTGttgtgtccttgtcctcctgCATCTCCCAGCGGCTTGAGGTTGTGGGGGTGGCACagctgggtgtgggggtgggggcaggatgTCCTAGAGAACAGAGGTCCTGGAGCTCTCAGGGAGGTCTTGGGACAAGGCAGAGGTTGCTGAGGGGGAAGGGGTACACGGGAGGAAGGGGAACCCAGGAAACCCACAAGGAGACCAGATCCCACTCACCCTCTGGCACTGGTCTCTGGGGCACATTGGTCTCAGCCTGTGTAGCCATGGGGTGCGCACGGATCAACTTGGAGGTGAGTGAGGAGACTCCAGTCACGGCCCAGCCTGCCCAGCTGGCTGCAGCTCCTCCCATTCCAGGGCTGGAGGCTGCGTGGACATCCTTCTCTGGGCAATAAGAGAGAGGGACAGGCGTGGGCACCACAGGCTCCACAGGGAGGTGATAGGAAGGCAAGCACCATAACAATGATTGTAACCGTCCCCTCCCTGTTCTAGGCCCAGGtgctcccatctgtgaaatggacacTCCAGTGGAGGTGGGACATGCCAGATGACAGTCAAGGACAtggaggtgggggaagagggAACACAAGCATGACCACTCACCTACTTCTGCCAACTGGGTGGGATCCTCAGAAACAGACTCCAGTTTGGACAGGAAGCTTCGAAGGGCCTTGAAGGCCTGTGGAGTAGAAGGGGCCAAGTTGGGGCTCCAGGGTTCCAGGTTCCTGAGAGCCTACCAGACTGGCTAGGATGCAGACATAACCCAGAGTCCCAGCCCCACGGCCCAGCCCCAGCTATGCCTCACCTGGTCCCGCACAGATTTTTCAGGGTCCACAGTGAGGCCACAAAGTACAGGCAGGATCTTGTGGGCACAGTCATTCATTGAGTAGAGATTGTGGGTCGCAGCAAAGCCCAAGACACCCGCAACGCGGGATGGCGCAAATGGGTCCTTAGTGGCCCGGCTGAAGGCAGAGGTGAGGACCCTGTGTCTggtctggggtggggcaggggagagaaCTCCTAAGTGCAGAGTCAAAAGTGGGACCCAAAACCTCTAGGTCTTACTCCCAGAATGGGCCAACTGTGGGATCTCCAGGGTCTGAGAATGTGTATCGAGAATAGCTTAAAAGGCACAAATGTACTTACAACTCTCTCTGGGTTTTTCCTCCTAGAACCCTAGACTCCTTTCTGCCTCAGGGAACAGGGGCCAGAGCAGCAGCGCCCTTGGGGCAGGAGCATGTGCGTCCCTTCTTCCCTGCCCTGCTGACCCCATTCATCCATTCCTATTAACTGGGCATGGCTGGTGTCACATTTACAAAACTGGGGGATGCTCACAGGTTTGGGGCACGCCAACCTGGATTCAGATCCCAGATTCACACCTACTCACTGTGTGACCTGACACAACCCACTCCACCTGCGGGTGCCCAGACACTGGGGCTAACAGGACTCCCGGAGCCTTTGTGTGGCGGGGGGATGAGTGACCACACACACAGGGTTCCTGGCCCCAGAGGAGGTCATGGTTCTGTGGCAGCTGTGGGACACTCACGCTTGCACTGAGGTAGGAACCAATTTTTCCCAGGCAGACTGTGGTGTTGCAGCGGATGGGGCCCTGTTCGTCCTTGGCCTGCAGCCGGGCAAAGTGCTTCATGAGCTCCACGTTGAGGTTGGCTTCGTTTAGCTTTGGGGCCAGGAGCAGCATGGACTGTGGGGTGAAGGGGACAGTAGGTGTCGTGGGGCAGGGCAGGAATGGCCTCCTGTAAGAGTACTTTTGGCACCAAAGTCCTGCCAAAGCCTGCCAAAGTCCACTCGGCCTGGTCCTGGCCCACCTGGCATGTTGAGAAAGGGGAGCTCCTCTACGGTCCCCCGTTACAGTAAGACCTCAAAAGTCTTGCACTCCTGTCTCCCATCTCTCTCCTGCCTGCAGTCCATCAGGCTCTCAGAGGAACACTCCCTGTCCACAGTGTCCCAAATGGGCTCAGGCTGAGGTCACCAATAAACTCCAAATCACTAAATTCAATGGTCAATTCTGTCCTCATCAAACTTGACCCCTTAGCGGTTTTGACACCCTACCTCCACCCTATCACCAGAAGTTTTCCCtctgctttgaaatttttgtttctggTCTACCAGGAAAGGAGTCCTGGTCCTCCCCCAACCTCACTGGCTGCTCCTTTTGCTGAGATCTTAACCTTCAGACACCCAGAGCAAATCCTTTGGCCCGTTTTATAGTTAACACTGGGGCCCTGTGTAATCTCACCTACTTCATGGCTTTAAATGTCCCTTTGTTAGCTGACAGCTCCCAGGGTGCGCCACTTGCCAAAACTTCTCTCAACTTCACGTGTGTGTACCCAGCAGCCAGCTCAACATCTCTACCTGGCCATCAGCAGAGCTGGCCAAGCCAGGAACCATCCTCCTCCCACAAACATGCTCCTCACTCAGACCACGGCACTGCTCTGTTTTGTCCTCCACCCCAGAGTGACCTTGGTCTCACTCCCAATGAATGCATCAGGATCCCATCATACTAACAAGGCCTGGGCACCCACCCAAGCATTATCCCTCTGATTTCACCTCCTATGGCCATTTCCTTTCATCCATGCTAAACCTCTTATTTCTACTACTTCTTACTTCTATAGGCCAGGCACCTTCCAACCTccgggcctttgcacctgctgttaCTTTTGcaggaaatacattttttcccCATCTCCTCATGGGCTGAATCCTTCACCTCCTTTCTTTAAAGGGACACCTCCTAAGAAAGGTAGTCCCACTTTTAAAACTACAAACCCTCCTCTCTCCACTCCTCCACACTTTCTgatgtaatatatattttctaattctgtttcCTGTCTGTCAGGTCACTCTCTATACCCCTCGAGGGAAAGGGGCTTGGGCTGCCTTGAGCAAACTGCATACTAGCCGAGGGCACAGAATGGGCACACGGAGATGTTCAGTGAGGTCTGTGGGAAGGACCGTAGGTCATACCCGCCACATCCCACCACTGACTGCAGGACAGCCTGGACCAGAATGAGTGCCTGTTCACAGCATGGTGGTGCCCGCCCACCCATAATCTGCTCAGACCTGAAAGCAGAAGCCAAGGCCTCTGTGTCCTGGAAACATGCCTTGGAAAACCAGGGCCACTGTTTGCCTGGCCACACCTACCTTGACTGTCTGCTCCCGGATGGCGGGGTTGGTGTCCAGAAAGCCATGCACAACGTGGGGAAAGATCTGGGTGTTGACTGTTGGCTCATCAAGGTATTGGATAAACTGTTCCATCTGCAgcccgggggtgggggggtgagaaCACAGCCAACCCCTCTCTCGCCCCCTGCAAGTTTGGAGCCACTCTGGATGTCCCACTGGTCAGCCTGGCCAGCAGGTTAGCTTGTTAAGCCTCATGCCTGTGTGTCTGACCTCAGGAGGCCTGATGCTTCTGGCACTTGGAGAGGGATTGGGACCTGAGAGCCACTAGTTCTTCCTGGCTCACAAGAGTCCCCCACCCTAGACCCCATCAGCCCTGTGTAATGTTCCCAGTTGCCCTGGGTTGGCAGGAGAGATTGTATCCCCACTCATCCCAGGGTGACCATGTCAGAAGATGGGATGGCACCTGAGCCCTGTAGCCTGGGCACTCCCAAGACTGCCAAGGAGCCCTGTGATCAGCTCCACCTCCTGACAGCCTGGCCTCTCTGCTCCCTCACTTGTGGAATGTCTCTGGGGCCCTGTGCAGCCAGGAAAGGGGCTCTAGCCACCTGCTTGGGACAGGAGGTAAGGAAGGAGCCTCCCCAATAACCAGAGTGGGTCTGGGTGGGTAaaccagggcagggcctggccaAGGTCCCCACCTGCTGCAGGAGGCGGATGCGCATGGCGCGATCGGTGGACGAGAACATCTTAACCACCACAGGGATGATCTTCTGCTGATACTCCTCAGCACTGAGGAACTTGCCCacctgagggaaggaaggaagaagtgcTTAGCCATGGCCACGGGGGTAGACAACTTCACAGGGCTCAGGTGACTTACTTGGGATCCTACTGGTTTTCCAGGGGAGGTGACAGCAGAGTGGAGGCATCAGGCATTTCCTCAGTAGCTCCTCTGCCCCTACCCCGGTTCAGCCCTGCCCTTAACCTTTCAGGTTCAAGGCCTCTTTTAGAAGCTGATGAAAGCTTGCCCCTCCCTATGAACAAGTGCCTGAATGTCATATGTACATAGAATTCTGCCTATGATTTCTGGGGATTCCAACTACATAGGACTTGATGGCTATCTTTTCCATTTCCAGCAAGTTCCTTCAGGGAAAAAGGGTAtcctggggtgggcagggaggggaagggcaggTGCCCCTGTAAAGGTGGGCTGAGGTCTAAGGAAGCAGGTGGGATCCTACCCCAGAAGTCAGCGACCTAAGTGgtcaggagagagaagaggaaagtggGGTGATGGGCAGGTAGCCCCCAGGGCCCTGGGAACCTAGATGCACAGATCAGACCAGGAGGATCTGTCTTAGGGAAGCAGAGGGTAGGTCAAGGCCCTGAAGCAGGGGTCTGAGGACAAAGAAATATGGAGGCACAGGTTCTTTGCTCCCAAAGGGCAAGAAGTCCCCACAATCTCCCTGTAGCTGCTCAGGTGGTCCTGGCTTACTGAAACACCAGGAAGCCGGCATGAAGCCACCTCATGTGGGTCTTCCCTGATGAGGCTTCCTGCTCCAGGATGCCCGACAGGGCTGTCCCAGCCCAGGGCCATCTTTTTGGCCGTTTGGATGCGCTCTGCCAGCTCTCTGGCTCCCACAGCTTCTGAGGCTCCAGGCCTTCCAGGTCTCCCCTCGCTTACCTTGAAGAGGGGTGTGAGGACCACGGCCCCAGCATTGCCAAACTCAAAGGCAGTCAGCAGCTGGGGCAGCACCTTGTGCCGACAGAAATCCTCAGGGAACGAGTCCAGACTCTTGCTCAGCTCTTGGAAGAACTTCTGCTTCTCAGCTGGCTCTTTGATCTAGGGGAGCAAGGACAGGTCCCAGGGAGGAAGCCGGTCTGGCACCCACATCACCCAGTCACAAGTGAGGACAGGAAGTCACCCCCGGTCTGATGGGACAGAAATGAAGCCGTGGGCTCTAGAGCCCAACTGCCTGGGCTCGAAGGCTAGCTCTCCTGCTTACTTGCCATGTGACTTAGGCAAGTtcctccatctgtaaaatgaactaATAACTCTATAACCACATAGGGTTGTTCTGAAGATTCAACTGGAAAAAGCACATGAAAgttgcctggcacacagcagggcCTTCAGTGACTGTCCTGATCTTGGCTACCTGGCCTGCTGCTGCTGGGAGAGCAGCCACTAGGGGCATCAGACCCTCGGTCAGCAGCAGGGACAGCTCATAACAGCCTAGACTGGAAACAGGCTCCCAGAGGGAAGGGCCCAGGGAGGAGAACTCCACCTAACAGTGTCTCTGCCCCGCTGCCCAAGACAGGAGGGCTCAGCATTTGCCGTGGCTTCTTCGCGATGCAGCCCGGGTTCCCCATCCTCCAACAAtgctccccccgccccccgccagcCAACACTCTCCCCTGTGTCCCACTGAGGTCTGTGGAAGTGTCTCTCACCCTCCCCATCCTGATTCTCAGCCACCTCTCTGTGTTCACCACACGTGACCAGCCAGAGTAGGTGCAGAGGGCAGagcctcccccctcccttccctgtgACAACCTCCAGGTCTGCAGGTGCTATGACTCTCCCTTTACGCAGACACCAACACTGAGGTTCAGAGGTGAAGCAGAGAGTGCCCTCCTCACTATCTTCCCGCACACTGGTCCCTTCTAGAACACTTCCCCCAGTTACCATCCCCATAGCTCCCACGTTCATGTCCTTCAGGTCCCACTTCAAATGTCACCCTAAGAGAGCCCTTCCTGAACACCCTACCCCCTCTATTTTCCTTCTGGCAAAGAGAACTGCCAGAAATAGGGACCTGGCTTGTTAACTCCTTGTCTGCTCCTTGAGGGCAGGTCTAGATCTCTCCCTCCAAGTCTGTGCAGAAAATGGCAACCTGGGGACCAGAGTTAGAAGTATTACAGAGTTGCTCGAGTGACCAGAACAGTCACTAAGCCCCTGTGTCCAACATGCACAGCTGGCCCTCTAAGTTCCACAgttgtggattcaaccaaccacagataaCAAGTATTAACAAATACTGTgtccaggactggggttgtggctcagtggtagagcgcttgccttagCACGGGTGAggcttgggtttgatcctcagcaccacataaaaacaaacaaggctaaattttctttaaaaaaaaaaaaaaaaaaaatagctcagtcagtagagtgcttgcctctcaagcacaaggccctgagttcaatccccagcaccgcaagaaaaaaaaaacaaactgtgtACACTGACATGCAGACTTATTTTTGTAACTGTTCCGTAAATGATACTGTACAATAACTAGTTACATAGCACTTTCATTTTATTAGGTGTTATAAGCCATTAGAGATGATTTTAAG of the Sciurus carolinensis chromosome 11, mSciCar1.2, whole genome shotgun sequence genome contains:
- the Scyl1 gene encoding N-terminal kinase-like protein isoform X1, producing MWFFARDPVRDFPFELSPEPPEGSPPGPWILHRGRKKATGSLVSIFVYDVKPGAEEQTQVAKAAFKRLKTLRHPNILAYIDGLETEKCLHVVTEAVTPLGMYLKARVDAGGLKEQELSWGLHQIVKALSFLVNDCNLIHNNVCMAAVFVDRAGEWKLGGLDYMYSAQGNGGGPPRKGIPELEQYDPPELTDNSSRVVREKWSADMWRLGCLIWEVFNGPLPRAAALRNPGKIPKSLVPHYCELVGANPKVRPNPARFLQNCQAPGGFMNNRFVETNLFLEEIQIKEPAEKQKFFQELSKSLDSFPEDFCRHKVLPQLLTAFEFGNAGAVVLTPLFKVGKFLSAEEYQQKIIPVVVKMFSSTDRAMRIRLLQQMEQFIQYLDEPTVNTQIFPHVVHGFLDTNPAIREQTVKSMLLLAPKLNEANLNVELMKHFARLQAKDEQGPIRCNTTVCLGKIGSYLSASTRHRVLTSAFSRATKDPFAPSRVAGVLGFAATHNLYSMNDCAHKILPVLCGLTVDPEKSVRDQAFKALRSFLSKLESVSEDPTQLAEVEKDVHAASSPGMGGAAASWAGWAVTGVSSLTSKLIRAHPMATQAETNVPQRPVPEGHPAPTPTPSCATPTTSSRWEMQEDKDTTEDSSTADRWDDEDWGSLEQEAESVLAQQDDWSTRGQAGVAGQVSHPEHKSPESDWSNWEAEGSWEQGWQEPSSAESPPEGTRLASEYNWGGPESNDKGDPFAALSVRSGTQPRPESDSWGEDNWEGLETESRQAKAELARKKREERRREMEAKRAEKKAAKGPMKLGARKLD
- the Scyl1 gene encoding N-terminal kinase-like protein isoform X2, yielding MWFFARDPVRDFPFELSPEPPEGSPPGPWILHRGRKKATGSLVSIFVYDVKPGAEEQTQVAKAAFKRLKTLRHPNILAYIDGLETEKCLHVVTEAVTPLGMYLKARVDAGGLKEQELSWGLHQIVKALSFLVNDCNLIHNNVCMAAVFVDRAGEWKLGGLDYMYSAQGNGGGPPRKGIPELEQYDPPELTDNSSRVVREKWSADMWRLGCLIWEVFNGPLPRAAALRNPGKIPKSLVPHYCELVGANPKVRPNPARFLQNCQAPGGFMNNRFVETNLFLEEIQIKEPAEKQKFFQELSKSLDSFPEDFCRHKVLPQLLTAFEFGNAGAVVLTPLFKVGKFLSAEEYQQKIIPVVVKMFSSTDRAMRIRLLQQMEQFIQYLDEPTVNTQIFPHVVHGFLDTNPAIREQTVKSMLLLAPKLNEANLNVELMKHFARLQAKDEQGPIRCNTTVCLGKIGSYLSASTRHRVLTSAFSRATKDPFAPSRVAGVLGFAATHNLYSMNDCAHKILPVLCGLTVDPEKSVRDQAFKALRSFLSKLESVSEDPTQLAEVEKDVHAASSPGMGGAAASWAGWAVTGVSSLTSKLIRAHPMATQAETNVPQRPVPEGHPAPTPTPSCATPTTSSRWEMQEDKDTTEDSSTADRWDDEDWGSLEVSHPEHKSPESDWSNWEAEGSWEQGWQEPSSAESPPEGTRLASEYNWGGPESNDKGDPFAALSVRSGTQPRPESDSWGEDNWEGLETESRQAKAELARKKREERRREMEAKRAEKKAAKGPMKLGARKLD